In Alkalihalobacillus sp. TS-13, the following are encoded in one genomic region:
- a CDS encoding GNAT family N-acetyltransferase: protein MGYKYKGEYLLSMDQEEMDLHYIHHYLSEESYWAKGIDLKTVEKSVRNSLCFGLFRNGTQVGFARVITDYATFGYLADVFVDEHHRGQGLSKWMMDEIMNHPDLQKLRRLMLVTKDAHGLYKQFGFEVFNNEDNGLMGIRRKAEEMYRD from the coding sequence ATGGGGTACAAATACAAAGGTGAATACCTTCTTTCAATGGATCAAGAAGAAATGGACCTTCACTACATCCATCACTATCTAAGCGAAGAATCTTATTGGGCAAAAGGGATTGATCTTAAAACGGTTGAAAAATCGGTTCGGAACTCCCTTTGTTTCGGACTGTTCCGTAATGGTACCCAGGTCGGGTTCGCTAGAGTGATCACGGACTATGCGACATTTGGATACTTGGCTGATGTTTTTGTGGATGAACACCATCGAGGACAAGGGCTATCTAAATGGATGATGGATGAAATCATGAACCATCCTGATTTACAGAAGTTAAGAAGATTGATGCTGGTTACGAAAGATGCCCATGGACTTTATAAACAATTCGGTTTCGAAGTTTTCAACAACGAAGACAATGGTTTGATGGGTATCCGCCGAAAAGCTGAAGAAATGTACAGGGACTGA
- a CDS encoding 8-oxo-dGTP diphosphatase: protein MIKGSQVLMLNRNKAPNKGLWNGVGGKLEPDETPELSVIREVEEETGYRISSPQYRGIVRWKVDDKEIGGMHVFIVNMTNQDTYPTPVKMDEGILDWKELTWLLDEENQGVVSNIPYFLPNMLQGKEACDYLCIYRDGRLLHVKEMGLIR from the coding sequence TTGATAAAAGGGTCTCAAGTTTTGATGCTCAATCGCAACAAAGCGCCGAACAAAGGCTTGTGGAATGGAGTCGGTGGAAAGCTCGAGCCAGATGAAACCCCTGAACTAAGTGTCATCCGTGAGGTGGAAGAGGAAACAGGTTATCGTATCTCTTCGCCACAATATAGGGGGATCGTCCGTTGGAAAGTTGACGATAAGGAAATCGGCGGGATGCATGTTTTTATCGTAAACATGACAAACCAGGATACCTATCCGACTCCTGTAAAAATGGATGAAGGGATTCTGGACTGGAAGGAGTTGACCTGGCTGCTTGACGAAGAAAACCAGGGAGTAGTCAGCAACATCCCTTACTTCCTACCGAATATGCTGCAAGGCAAAGAAGCTTGTGATTATCTTTGCATCTACCGGGATGGACGACTGTTGCATGTAAAAGAAATGGGCCTGATCCGTTAA
- a CDS encoding sporulation protein Cse60 encodes MLQVKLFEAEHEQDLEEEINEFLTQLHESKFIDIKYEVSMAVDEDTEDFESLYSFSAMILYRA; translated from the coding sequence TTGTTGCAGGTAAAACTCTTTGAAGCTGAACATGAGCAGGATCTAGAAGAGGAGATCAATGAATTTCTCACACAGCTGCATGAATCAAAATTCATTGATATCAAGTACGAAGTCTCAATGGCTGTGGATGAAGACACGGAAGACTTCGAGTCTCTTTACAGCTTTTCCGCCATGATCCTTTATCGGGCATGA
- a CDS encoding rhodanese-like domain-containing protein, whose protein sequence is MIWGITLFVLAVYIFFSYLLPFMKLKTFQQEAVDQNEYCMIDVRDYQSSHRNPFPIVTKNIPLSYLSRTTKEQEICDRDIVVIAESKYVAAMAARILKRKTDKFIYYVTVS, encoded by the coding sequence ATGATTTGGGGAATCACCCTGTTCGTATTAGCTGTTTACATCTTCTTCTCCTATCTACTTCCTTTTATGAAACTGAAAACATTTCAACAAGAGGCTGTAGACCAGAATGAATATTGCATGATCGATGTGCGTGATTATCAATCGTCCCATCGAAATCCTTTTCCGATAGTGACCAAGAATATTCCGTTATCCTATTTGTCGCGTACAACAAAAGAGCAGGAAATTTGCGATCGTGATATTGTAGTGATTGCCGAGTCGAAATACGTAGCAGCGATGGCAGCACGGATTTTAAAGCGAAAAACAGATAAATTCATCTATTATGTAACGGTTTCCTGA
- a CDS encoding rhodanese-like domain-containing protein → MENEIKTITPADVDKLLKDGKKISIIDVREDEEVEAGKIPTAKHIRLMEIPERLDEIEKEKEHIMVCRSGRRSENASLFLQEQGYKVKNMIGGMLEWEGEKK, encoded by the coding sequence ATGGAAAATGAAATCAAAACCATCACGCCGGCTGACGTTGATAAGCTTCTTAAAGACGGTAAGAAAATTTCAATCATAGATGTACGGGAAGATGAAGAAGTGGAAGCAGGAAAAATTCCAACAGCGAAGCATATTCGTCTTATGGAAATCCCGGAACGTCTTGACGAAATCGAAAAAGAGAAGGAACACATCATGGTTTGCCGTTCAGGTAGACGCAGTGAGAATGCCAGCCTTTTCTTACAGGAGCAAGGCTATAAAGTGAAAAATATGATCGGCGGTATGCTTGAATGGGAAGGCGAAAAGAAATAA
- a CDS encoding acyl-CoA thioesterase, with product MEQSYPVSRSRIIQTKLVLPPDTNHLQTIFGGKVLSYIDEIAALSAMKHSNSVVVTASIDSVDFLSSAKVGDALGLEAFVTSTGRTSMEVYVKVFSSNLLTDEKTLTTESFLTMVAVDASGKPVPVPKIIPETEEERRLHTTAPARKENRRHRALIR from the coding sequence ATGGAGCAATCATATCCAGTAAGCAGGTCAAGAATCATTCAAACAAAGCTTGTGTTACCGCCTGACACGAATCATTTGCAAACGATCTTCGGAGGGAAAGTGTTATCGTACATTGATGAAATTGCTGCATTATCAGCAATGAAGCACTCGAATAGTGTTGTCGTAACAGCATCGATCGATTCGGTCGATTTTTTATCATCTGCAAAAGTCGGCGATGCTCTTGGACTTGAAGCATTCGTGACGTCGACAGGTAGAACCTCTATGGAAGTCTACGTCAAAGTGTTCTCTTCCAATCTATTGACCGATGAAAAGACACTGACAACGGAATCTTTTCTGACGATGGTAGCTGTGGATGCGTCCGGTAAACCTGTTCCTGTCCCAAAAATCATTCCAGAGACAGAAGAAGAACGCAGGCTACATACGACGGCGCCAGCTAGAAAGGAAAATCGTAGACATCGGGCGTTGATCCGGTGA
- the leuS gene encoding leucine--tRNA ligase, with amino-acid sequence MAFDHMQIERKWQSYWEENKTFKTEFEPGKKKFYALDMFPYPSGAGLHVGHPEGYTATDIVARMKRMQGYNVLHPIGWDAFGLPAEQYALDTGNDPAEFTEQNINTFRRQIKELGFSYDWDREVNTTDPNYYKWTQWIFLQLYKKDLAYVDEVPVNWCPALGTVLANEEVIDGKSERGGHPVIRKPMKQWMLKITAYGDRLLEDLEELDWPESLKEMQRNWIGRSEGAEITFDFDSHEKSVTVFTTRPDTLFGTTYMVLAPEHAYVDEITTADQKAAVETYKKEIETKSELERTELAKEKTGVFTGAYAINPANGEKIPVWIADYVLASYGTGAIMAVPAHDERDYEFATKFELPIVEVVKGGDVSKEAYTEDGDLVNSDFLNGLKKEEAITKMIQWLEENGKGEKKVTYRLRDWLFSRQRYWGEPIPIIHWEDGTSSAVPEGELPLTLPKTDNIKPSGTGESPLANIEDWVNVVDPETGKKGRRETNTMPQWAGSCWYYLRYIDPDNNDQLASEEKLKHWLPVDLYIGGAEHAVLHLLYARFWHKVLYDCGVVPTKEPFQRLYNQGMILGENNEKMSKSKGNVVNPDEVVKTHGGDTLRLYEMFMGPLDASIAWSENGLDGSRRFLDRVWRLFVEEDGTVSGKIQDVVPNEQFERVYHQTVKKVSDDFAELRFNVGISQMMVFINEAYKQDVLPKPLMEGFIQLLSPVAPHITEEIWEKLGHTETITYSNWPTFDESKLTENEVEIVVQINGKVRAKLMVPTDADKGQLEEIALADNKVKENIDGKTVRKVIAVPGKLVNIVAN; translated from the coding sequence ATGGCTTTTGACCATATGCAAATTGAACGTAAATGGCAATCCTACTGGGAAGAAAACAAGACGTTCAAAACTGAATTTGAACCTGGGAAGAAAAAGTTTTACGCGTTGGATATGTTTCCGTATCCGTCTGGTGCTGGCTTGCACGTTGGGCATCCGGAAGGGTATACAGCGACTGACATTGTTGCAAGAATGAAGCGGATGCAAGGTTACAATGTCTTACATCCAATCGGGTGGGATGCATTCGGTCTTCCAGCAGAGCAATATGCTTTGGATACGGGGAATGATCCTGCAGAGTTCACAGAACAGAACATCAACACGTTCCGCAGACAAATCAAGGAGCTAGGTTTCTCATATGATTGGGATCGTGAAGTGAACACGACAGATCCGAACTATTATAAGTGGACGCAATGGATCTTTTTACAACTTTATAAAAAAGATCTTGCTTACGTAGATGAGGTACCGGTCAACTGGTGTCCTGCTTTGGGGACGGTCCTTGCGAACGAGGAAGTCATCGATGGTAAGAGTGAGCGTGGCGGACATCCGGTAATCCGTAAGCCGATGAAACAATGGATGTTAAAGATCACGGCATACGGTGATCGTTTGTTGGAAGACCTGGAAGAACTTGATTGGCCAGAGAGCTTGAAGGAAATGCAGCGGAACTGGATTGGACGTTCTGAAGGTGCAGAAATTACGTTCGATTTCGATAGTCATGAAAAATCGGTTACGGTCTTTACAACTCGGCCAGATACATTGTTTGGTACAACGTATATGGTTTTAGCGCCTGAACATGCGTATGTCGACGAGATCACGACTGCAGATCAAAAAGCCGCAGTAGAAACTTATAAAAAAGAAATCGAAACGAAGAGTGAGTTGGAGCGTACTGAGCTAGCCAAAGAGAAGACAGGTGTGTTCACAGGAGCATACGCGATCAACCCCGCCAATGGTGAAAAGATTCCTGTCTGGATTGCCGACTATGTACTAGCTAGCTACGGAACTGGCGCAATCATGGCTGTTCCTGCACACGACGAACGTGACTATGAATTCGCTACAAAATTTGAACTTCCGATCGTTGAAGTCGTCAAAGGCGGGGATGTATCGAAGGAAGCGTATACGGAAGATGGGGATCTTGTAAACTCCGATTTCCTCAATGGTTTGAAAAAAGAGGAAGCGATCACAAAAATGATCCAATGGCTTGAAGAAAACGGTAAAGGCGAAAAGAAAGTGACCTACCGTCTTCGTGATTGGTTGTTTAGCCGTCAGCGTTATTGGGGTGAGCCGATCCCGATCATCCACTGGGAAGATGGTACGAGCAGTGCTGTTCCAGAAGGAGAGTTGCCATTGACGCTTCCGAAAACAGACAACATCAAGCCTTCAGGAACTGGCGAGTCACCGCTTGCGAATATCGAAGATTGGGTGAATGTCGTCGATCCTGAAACAGGTAAAAAAGGACGCCGCGAAACGAATACGATGCCGCAATGGGCGGGAAGCTGCTGGTATTACCTTCGTTATATCGATCCAGATAACAACGATCAGCTTGCTTCTGAAGAGAAATTGAAACACTGGCTTCCAGTCGACCTATATATCGGAGGAGCGGAGCATGCGGTACTTCACTTGTTGTATGCTCGATTCTGGCATAAAGTCTTGTACGATTGCGGAGTAGTTCCGACGAAAGAACCGTTCCAGCGTCTTTACAACCAGGGTATGATCCTTGGTGAAAACAACGAAAAGATGAGTAAGTCGAAGGGGAATGTCGTCAATCCGGATGAAGTCGTGAAAACACACGGCGGAGACACGTTACGCCTTTACGAAATGTTCATGGGACCGCTTGATGCGAGTATCGCTTGGTCCGAAAATGGATTGGATGGTTCACGACGTTTCTTGGATCGTGTGTGGCGTCTATTTGTTGAAGAGGATGGTACGGTGTCGGGTAAAATCCAAGACGTAGTGCCGAACGAGCAGTTTGAGAGGGTCTATCATCAGACTGTGAAAAAAGTTTCTGACGACTTTGCGGAGTTGCGCTTCAACGTTGGGATATCCCAAATGATGGTCTTCATCAACGAAGCTTATAAGCAGGATGTTTTGCCGAAACCATTGATGGAAGGGTTCATCCAGTTGTTGTCTCCAGTTGCTCCTCATATCACAGAGGAAATTTGGGAGAAGCTCGGTCATACTGAAACAATCACGTATTCGAACTGGCCGACGTTCGACGAATCGAAGCTTACAGAGAATGAGGTGGAAATCGTCGTCCAAATCAACGGTAAAGTCAGAGCGAAATTGATGGTTCCAACAGACGCTGATAAAGGTCAATTAGAAGAGATCGCATTGGCAGACAATAAGGTGAAAGAAAACATCGACGGTAAAACGGTACGTAAAGTCATTGCGGTACCTGGCAAATTAGTCAACATCGTCGCAAATTAA